Genomic DNA from Acanthopagrus latus isolate v.2019 chromosome 2, fAcaLat1.1, whole genome shotgun sequence:
tgaggACGCTCTTCTCGACGGGCCGTGGAGCTGCCCACTCTGCCAGCTTCTCCACGGCCAGCTTGATCTCATTCTCAATGCCGATCAGCTCCAAGAGCGGCGTGTCGTACTGGCTCTGCAAGACAGTCCTcatattacacacacatgcagcacatgtTACATGCAGCAGAGGACTGTGTCTCCACTCACCCTGTTGATGTCTTGCTTGAGAGCAGAGGAGATCTCAGTCTCTTTCTCAGTGATCATCCTCTGCAGGgcgtgcagctgctgcagtctgaactCCACAGGCCGAGTCCTGCCGCTCAGGAAGGCCTCCCGGGCCCGCTGCAGCGCCTGCCTCTCCATAcacacagcctgaggacagCTGACGGCTTCTGCAACTGTAGACACACATGTGAGGCAGCAGGCTTGTCTGTTATATACCAAAAtatacagcaacaacagcagtgacAAGAACTGATATTTAAAGGGTACCTCCACCAACTGTTCACACTccagtgtgttcacaggtgttCTGGGGTACTACTGCATGTATTAAGTCCTTTgaggctccagagaaagctgcatgtaatctgacaaactgcCTACAGCGCTGTCACTCAGCGGCTatgttgcactgtgggtaatgtagttgccaggttttgaaaaggaataAGGATGCCTGgattaaaaaggtgatatctctggttctgctgtattgattttgatcatttgtgttcagactgtccataatgagtccaataGGGTTGTAGATGCACCAGTCATGGCAAACTTGacaatgaaaaaacactgaaaaggaaaacaaagtatGCAAGCCTACACTTCAGATAGAGCCGCTGTTTGAGACTATACACTTGACATAGATTCCCCGGGCAGGCAGAGGCCAAAGGTGTTTGATGGAAGTTGATCATAAGATCATTAGAAGTTTGATCACTTTTACTACTGTAATTTGACCCTCTAAGAATTCAttctatttgaaaaaaaaataaatgttttaataatgtaACTGGTCTGTCATGATTCCATGCAGCTCCTTATTTATCACGCTAGCTCACTGGTAACGTCACATTACACAGTGCTTCATCACAAATGTGATGAGTGCTCAagtttttttctctggtttcCTGTCAGCTGTTCATGTTATTGTCATTACCAGACAGTGTCTAAAGCGTTAAATGTGACTAACATTAAGATAACCAGGAGGCACCTTCATCAGTAACTGAGGGCCACTGTCTTTAAAGCAGTTCCTCATACTGCTGTCactcagcaggcagcagcagacactgagCCGCCACCTCAGTGATGGCAGCGACATGATGGAACACACGAGTCAATCACTTGATTCATCTGTCGCAGTGCAATGCTGGACCACTGGAAGTTTTTCAAAAACCTGGCACCTtcattgcccacaatgcaacatgtcactgagtgacatcacaagaGGCAATACATacagctgacttttttttttaaatacttgcAGTAGGACTACCCAAGTCCTGTAAACACACGTTAATGTGTGCAGTCTGTGAAGGTGGGCTAATAATGAACCATCAAATAACCCTAGAATAACTTCCACATGATGTTCTATCCAGACCGCTCAATGAACTGCATGGTTATATGAAAACGTCAGAAGACATGAATGATTGTTCAGCTGTCTTGTGGGGTCTCATGATTAGTGATAACACAGATGGCACAGTGTGTACTTGGTCAACCTACCAGCCTAAAAGACACTTATACACAGAAAAAGTTCCTGTGAAAGCCAGATTCTGGATTTTCTTTGGTCTTACTGAATTCATTTTCCATGCAGGTCACtgacaacaacattaaaagacctctgttgaccttttttttgATTGGATGCAAACATGGATAAAAAGAATCCTCCAGGATGTTCTCCTTCATGATCCTGATGTCTTCAGTTGCGTTTTACTGTCTTATCGCCACAGTTAAAACCAGTGTTAAGTAAGATGTAAATGTATCTGTTCTTGCTCAGCCTCTTGTTGTACTTGTGACAGACGGATGAAGCTTTCTGAGTCTGCAGCTGATGTTTGCAGCCACGACTTTTGAAAACCTCCCGCACGTCAGAGAGGCTGATTCTCCGTTCAAACAAATGACAGGCTGCATTAATAAATCATGTGTGGCGCTTTTCTCGCCGCGTCTTACTTTCATACAGCACAACTATGAAGCGCCACGACACGTCGATTATTCGATCGCATCATCAGGTAACGAATtccgaaaaagaaaaaaaaaaaatggacaatcCTATTTAAACTTACCTGTGCTCAGATCAGAGAGGCATCCAGTGGAACCAGATATCAGAAAATCAAAAGTATCAGTTTTCAGTAATCCGTCAGTGGTCTGATGTGAGAGCGGTTCAGATGTCCGACACGCTGCAggtcacactgactgactgactgactgactgactgaggctCATTGTACACTGTTTAACAGTCAGGCTGCTCCAGGATCACTTTACTGACTGTGACCACCAGCTTCAGTCTGACCGccccacacacactgagatcCCTGATAACATACATCACACACCCccaccctcaaacacacacacactcaaagtgTCTTATTTTAATGACATGATTCTAGCTTTGCTTGTAGCTCACctgcttgtgtttcttcttgtgCAGCCATCACTTCATCTGAACTATCAGAGAGATCAATGTGTCTTAATAACAGCGTTATCAATCGTGTCATAAACGACAGTAACCTTGGGATCTTGTTAATGATATGCCACTGTTAAGATATTTATCTTTGTTCAAACTAATCAATCAGTCAAGTGCGGGGAGAAACACACATGTCAACGAATTATACTGATGTTTATTTGCAGAAAGTCAGGACCACAAAACTGACACAGGCATATTCATATTCACTGTGCATGCATTCCATGTTAGAGGTCATTTGTGAGTGCATTGAAAATCATTGTGTAGTAAAATGGATGCAATCACTGCTTCAGTGGTGAAATGTTTCATAAGTTCAAAATCTATGAGTAAAATCCCTATTCATAAGGTTAAAAAAGAACTAGAACATATTGCtgtaaaactgatttaaaacaatttaaaaaaacatccatagCAGCTTTTGGagtaacagaaaacacatattttttaaatacatacatcAGTCAAATGTGTCTACATGCAGGAGAAATGATATGGAACAGTAAATTAACAGAGTGCTGTATTAAACTGCAGCTCAGGAGTCCACCTGGTCCTGGTTCTGCTCCTCACCGCAGGAATCTCTGCAAGAAACACAGCGGGCAATTTCAGTGTCAGGACACGGATCCAAACTGTTTGAAATACAGAGATGACAGATAGTTCAACTGTCGTCAGGAGCACAACAAGTGTGGATGTCAACAAAGGTGGTGGGGCAGACCTAAACAAAAGGGACTATTTATCAGGGAGGAGTGAAGCATGCTGGGTAATTAAAGAGAGGGTAGATGAGGGGGCATTGTGTGGTTGGATTTCCTGGACAACGCCACACTTtgtctgcaggaaacaaagcCATTGTTGTATGAGAGTACGAGTCTGTAGGActgtgggtgcgtgtgtgtgcgtgtgattgtgtgtgtgttgggtatCTCtggaaactgtgtttgttgttatttaaaagGCTGTAAATGGTCATCACACAAATACtgcactgatgaaaacataccTCTCACTTCAAAAGTTTCTCTCATGTGTTATATGGGGCAGAACTGCTGCATGAAACACAAAGGCTTCCTGTTATTAAAGACAATATGATCCCTTCAGTCAACCTTTACAGTGCTCACCAGGACTGGTTAATACTGAACAGACACCTCTGTCTTACACCTGAGTGACAGAATGGAAAACATAGTGTGCCAATTATTAACTTACAGGTTAACAACATTTTGTTACATAAGATGAGTCATTAGTGACATCTGTTGGTTGTTGGGAAAGACATGgctgcaacacttttttttttatttttttggacaATGAATCCTAATCCAGTTCTCCATCAGTAGGGGGGTTGAGGAGATAATGACAGAGACAAttgtagacttttttttaggtgaactgtAGCTTTAAGGTCTTAGGCAGGGGTCAGAGGTTGGTGTTTTTTCAGGAATCCTGTGGGTCACACTAGGTTGGATCCCTACAGGATGGGAGTCAGTTTCACTATTCATCAGGTGACTGGGGCAGGACAGGGAAAATTCTCaacaggagaggacaggacaTCGATCATTTTAACAATCGGTCAGTTTTCATATAAGGATATGCAGTTCTGATAAGAGTAATTGCTATTTACTTTATTTCTAATATCACTTTTAGCTGGTTGCTAGTATGTTGCAGCCACCTGACCAGTACATGAATTGAGAGGACTGTGGATGAAAGACAAGAAGGTGCATCCACCCAAATTTCCCCTGCTAATATGGGATTGCCTTTGACAGCCCTCTTTCTTTTGACACTGCATTCCCTCAACTGTATTATGTATGTATTCCTACGCACACGTGCAGCTGTGCCTGCCATGAGCTGTATTACacagcagatcagctgtttaGGTTGGACTTTCAGTGGCTGTCTGACAGCGATGTGAAGGGCTGTTGTTGGTGCTACTTGCTGCTTCTCCAGACAGGGAGAGACGACGACATCATCTACGGCAGATAATATACTGACTATGGAATAAATACCTCATACAACCATACTTCAAAAGACCTCAACTATCACTTTAAGCATTCATGTCTGCTTCTTGAACACATCCAACAGGATCTGATTACTCATGTCATAACAGTGTGGGATAAAATGATCCCTCCAGTTATTTAGTAACTGGACCTAGAGTTAGGTATCTAGTTTCAAATCCACGTACGTTGATAGCAGATTCTGGTCTACAGAATTTCACCTTCTCTAAAAGTCACCAGCTAAAATCTTTATTCAGCTTGTTTTGATATTACAGACCAACATATGCACAGTATGATGATATGCCCAGTCTGGTCTGAGGGGCGACTGTCAAATATGACATGTCTCTGTGGATAAAATTCTTCCCCTGTTGTCTCTCATTAAAATCAGTGGTTCAACTGATCTGTAATTTGAACAGGATTATGTTCTTGATGATCTCAGTCAATGGTTGTAAGAcagttcagtttcacacatcTGCCCCAAAAgtcattcaaatcaaatcaggcAGTGTGGCgaaaattcattttaatgagggcTGTCCATTCTGCCTGCAATGGTGCTGGATTCAGGGGTTCCtggagagaaaactgaagagGTCAAGCAAGTTTAGGATTGCTCAGAGTTTGTAGCTGAAGATGGAGATGGACAACTTGGTTCTGAAGAAACACAGCACTGGATTTATCACCTGGCAGCGGTTTGGATTCTGGAAGGAAACACGGTTATCTGCAAAATGTGCCACCAAACCATTGCCAAAAAACTACCAATTTGTTTCACCACATGAAATGCCATCCACTACTAATCTGCATGTCCGCTTCCCCACtaacaacaaataaaacctCAAAGGAACCAGCCCCAAAGCAAATAATTGTGGCTTCTTTGTTTGCCAAATCTATcccatatgaaaaaaaagagaaaaggtggCCCACCAGCTAAAAATCTGTGACCCACTTCTCCACAACTATGTATGGCAGCAGAACCTGTGAGCCTTATCTCAGTTTAACAGTACATTACATCGACAACTGGGAGTTCAAAAGTTTGTCCCTCCTGCAGGAGAGCTCATGCACATGGGCTGCAAGATGCTTCCATGTCACTGAACTCGTCAGAAACTCTTCAAGTGTGCATCACCACAGACAATAGGACTGATATAATAAAagctgtgtgtctgaatgagtGGGCAAGACTGTGGCGTTTTGGCCGTCGTCTGCGCCTGTTATTTGGACATTTATACTGTATTATCAGCCATTTATGCGACTGATGAGTATTTGTGTAGGTTTGCCTCCCCCTAATgggaaaataataatcatttttacTATCAAAGATGGTAAATATAACTAAGATAGCATTTTATGATTTGTCACATGCAATTAAAAACTGTATTAGTATTTAATGATTAGAGAATTAGGCCCCAGCAGGAAGACCTACCATGCCATTATtcactttcatttgtttaaagCTTATGTATGAGTGCAGCAGCCtggttcaaaataaaaagtttataTCTAATTGATTCTGATTTTTCACAGTTTGCATGCAAATCAAAAATCCTGTTCATTTCAGCGAAATGGAGAGTGTGATATGAATACAGTTTACAAGCATCTTCaacaaatgtgtaaaatcaagTGTCCaataatcaaagaaaaataagtaaattcTTGAGTATAAATGCAGTGATTCTTTCAAGGAAATTACTCAGGAAAACCCTCTAATCCCTCTAAAGCTATTAATCCCCTAAACTGAGTATTTCTTTTGAGGAAACTTTGTAGGATACTACAGAcctgcaaaataaacaacattactGATATCAAAACAGAACCTTTTAGTCCCAATTTAGTCTGAAATGGTATATTTAGTTCCTTTACCTGCACCACAAATGCTGCCAAACCAGCAAACATGGTCAGCAGTGCCATGCGCCGCAGCCTGCGCACATCGACCTGCTTGAGCAGAAAGAATCGAGCCCAGCCCAGCTTTTTGGCTGTATGAGGTGGGTATCGCATGCTGTTGACTCCCTCCATCTTCAGCTGCTTGATGAGACAGCTGCGCAGGTGACTGAGTTGGTTGAAGCTGTGCCGGCCATGGTAACAGCCCATCCCACTGTTACCTGAGCAAGAGGGGAGGAGGATATGTCAGCTATACATGTATTACATAAATCTGTTAATCCTCCAATTACAAGGATGCTAAATAACTGCAGTTTGGTTTAAGTGTTCACACACTCACCAACTCCTCCAAAGGGCAGAGCACTAACGGTAAAGTGGACCAGACAGTCATTAGCCAGGAGAGCTCCACTGGAAGTCTCAGCTATCACCCTTTTGATCAGCTGGCAGCCAGACAAGAAGACTTTATCACACAATCATACAAAGCTCTGTGGTTACATAGCACTTTAGAACCACAGCCACAATATCAATTCAATGTTAAACAGAATGACtggaaacaaacatgtctgctgGTGATTTCCTTACCTTGTTGTCATGGGAAAAGACATATACAACCAGaggtttttctctctcattaatAAACTGAATGGCCTCATCGACACCGCTCACTGTGATGATGGGCAGCAGGGGCCCAAAGATCTCCTCCTTCATCACTCTGGAGTCCCTCGTCACATCCTTCAGCACAGTGGGGGCTAACAGGAGACAGGAAGGTCTATTGTCATCGATACTGCTTTATAGACAGTGTAAATCAAGATACAGGTAGCATAGTGTTATATTGTTTCCAGTTGTGAGTATCCTGGCaagacacaaaatgtttgtgtacataTACAATGCAATTGACACTTATTTGGTACACAGATTAGAGGGTATTTACAGAAAGAATGAAATCAAATGTCATAATTCTTTACAGTCTTGCAAATCTTACCAAGGTTATTTTTACCTATAACTGGATTCTATTTCTCTAACTAACAATCACCAATCCATACGACAAGATGGCCTCTGTAACTAGGGGTTTATATTGGACCAATAGTCGGTCCGTTATTTGGAAATTTAAACTGTATTATCAGCCATTTATCTGTTAAGTAATTATCGGTTATCTTCTCAGTATCGACCATGAATTATCAGTTTCCATATCAGCTGTAAAAGATCCATATACTGCATCTCTTGCTATGACCACCCGCCGTCATCCAGGAAGAAACAGGCTACATCATTTTTCAGAGCTGTCTTTCCAGGCTACAGGTGATGATACTCAAAACGTGGTTTGTGGAGTCTGAAGCATTACCTGATTCAGCAGAGCAACTTTTCAAGAGGTCAATCAACCAACAGTGACATACTGTATGAGGGAGAGTAATATTGTTTGTCTCTTGAACTGATCACTACCACCAAGATTTATATCACAATATTGTCCAGCCCAAATATCGTGATCCACCCTATGCAGCAACACGTACCACACACCTTGAAATGACAAAGTAATTTAAGGTGCTTGCCAGTACTGCAGCCTGAATCACAGTGCAAATGCTTTTTAGCTCTGACACAGCACGTACCTATGTAACACTGAGATTCATCGTTGTCTCCACCAACAGCAACCGTGCTCCCCTCCATGAGAGCCATGACCCTCTTAAAGTGTCGCTGGTTAATAATGCGCCCATAGTCCTCGAAGGTTTTTGGATTGTCTGTGTAAAACTCCTGcaatgtgtgaaacaaaagaTAAATGATGTTCAAAGTGTTTGTAATCTCAGAATTAAAGACAATTGATGGATTATAAGAAAGTACGCTATGCGGGATCAACAAATCTTAATTTAAGACCAACCTTGACGTTCTTATTGATCTCTTCTACTACTCGGCTCTGGATGGATGGTTCACACAGGATATAATCTGGAGCGATGCATGTCTGGCCACAGTTGACAAACTTGCCCCATGTGATGCGACTgtattggacaaaaaaaagcaaaggaaaagCATCAAACCTTGAAGATACACCTTCATGCTGTATCAGCACAGTAAAAGCAGCTTTTTGCTGTTTACTTTTTATCACACTGTTGATGTTTCAAATTCAACAAGGAACTGTGCTGGATTTGACCACTGCTGCATGTCTGGTAGTTATTTGAAGCTTCTGTGGAATTCAGACTGACCGACATGCTATAGTAATGTCACAGTTCTTGTCGATGTAGCAGGGGCTCTTCCCTCCCAGCTCCAGGGTCACTGGGGTGAGATGGCGAGCTGCCGCCTCCATCACCAGTTTACCCACTGTGCTGTTTCCTGTGTAGAAAATGTGGTCAAATCTCTGCCTCAGCAGCTCCTGGGTCTCTGGCACTCCACCTGTCACCACTGGATACAGATCCTACAGAGAGAGTAGATGTTGTCCTTAACATATCCAGTGCGTTCTCAGTAAATGTAGATAATGATCAAAACTGTGTTTAGTGTTTAGATATCATTTCAAACAAAGCAAGAGGCTCACTTTGTCCAGATACTGAGGGAGGAGTTCCTCCATGACCTTGGCGGAGTGAGAACTGACTTCAGATGGTTTTATTATTGCTGCATTACCTGAAATGTTATAACAGACACCATTTACAAATcagaaagtgaaggaaaaaaaagcagaagaaaccAAAGAAGGAAATAATCCAAAACATAAACACTCTCAAGCTGTTCAATCTGTTgcgatgaaggttctcagtcatctaggtcatggtaaatctaagtgctgtatGGTGGGCaacgtgtttcagtttcctgaagacgtatcatctctcatccaagagtcttcttcagttctaactaactggaggggagttgcaggcttttcaACTCTGTGTGTCCTTACAGGGTTGCTaacacatgtgagctctgagttccAGAGTCATTGGACCACTTGTGTGTCACtgacccaaccggccttcatgcAGGTTACTAGAGCTAGATGACCTGTGGCCctgtgtgaatggttgttaaacTGTCTGAACTTTGTCTCTGGTGTACCCCTCTCTACCTAAATCTAACTTAGCTAACAATGAATTTGACAGAATTCTGTGAGAGACGGTATCGAAGTGCCTGTCTAGAGCCCTTTAAAGACATGGAATATGATACATTGCAAGCTTCATCAGCTGATGGTTTCTTATGCACTTGACATTTATGTTGATTATGGCTTCATTCAGCCATCACATCAGACATCACAATGCCTGCGAGATATCTGGCACAAGGTGTGCAAGATGTCGTGATGAATCAGCTGCTCTGATGAGATTGAAAAATAATGATGGCAGGGAATAagagtgttttcagtttttgcacCAGTGATGGATTTTTAAAACTTACTTTGCTGATGAAGCCTTAACTAATGACACTGTGGGCACAAGGGATGCTCACCCCCATGTCTGTTTTAATGGAGTTTATAAAAGTGAATCCTGCTGCCTGTTTTATAGCAGAAATATTACAGATCTGACTAAGATATGTCTGAAAGGAACGCAGACTCATTCCTGCTGCTGTGGTATTGCACTATACAGTATTATAAAAGGTATATGCAAGTAAGATAAAGAGCTGTCTGACACAGTCTATGAAAAGTTGAACATAATGTTCAGAATATGCTTCACAAAAGCAGAATTTGCAATCATACTGCTAAAGCACatatgggtgtgtatgtgtatattgGGTACCTGCCGCGATAGCTCCGACCAGCGGCTGGAGGGTGACAGCCCAGGGGTAGTTCCAGGCCCCGATGATGAGGACCACCCCCAGAGGCTCTGGCTGCACATACACCTCATCCGATATGGTGAGGAGGTTCTTCTCTACCGGCCGAGGAGCCGCCCACTCTGCCAGCTTTTCTACAGCCAGCTTAATCTCTCCCTCCAATCCCAGAGTCTCAAACAGCTCAGTCCCATGTTCACTCTGAAACACAAGGGGGGACAAAATCTAGCACTCATCAACTGTTGGTGTGATTATTCATTCACTGGTTCATTCATGTATGTTTATCTGTTCAACAGATCAAGAGTTTATCTCAAAGTCTAATCAAGTCCCTGTCCATAGAGAGTTTATCACCAGAGTGCAGAGAAAACAGTGTTGGATAGCATTTAGTTAATTTATTCTTGCTTTCTcctttactgtactgtattgaTCCtcttgtcacatttcatttaaatgttcttcTTAGAAACCTTTggtcaaaccaaccaaacacaaATCCAAACCATGGCAACGGCACTTCCTGATAGCAGCGGCCCCCTCAGCATGACATATCACATGAACTCACATGAAAGGcacatgaaaatgtcaaactggcATCATGttaatgaaggttctcagtcatcgaggtcatggtaaatctaggtgTTGTATCATTGCCAGCTGgacttatttcagtttcttgaagacgtttcacctctcctacaagaggcttcttcagttctaactaacctGAGGGGAGTTGGCTGGCTTTAAACCTCTGTGTGGGTGTATTCTTACAGGGGTAAAGGAATCCAtgtatgtcaaactggaacgactGTCtctgaacagaggaggtggcctaagaCATTACCTATCACCCACTTACAATGCTGTACTGAGCTCTCACCCCAGAgagcttaacaaccattcactCCTGGGCCCAGCTAGCCTTCGGCc
This window encodes:
- the LOC119011577 gene encoding aldehyde dehydrogenase family 3 member A2-like isoform X2; this encodes MSREQLVVQRARKSFQTGRTKPLEFRIHQLKSLLRFISERRSDIADAVKKDLGKSEHGTELFETLGLEGEIKLAVEKLAEWAAPRPVEKNLLTISDEVYVQPEPLGVVLIIGAWNYPWAVTLQPLVGAIAAGNAAIIKPSEVSSHSAKVMEELLPQYLDKDLYPVVTGGVPETQELLRQRFDHIFYTGNSTVGKLVMEAAARHLTPVTLELGGKSPCYIDKNCDITIACRRITWGKFVNCGQTCIAPDYILCEPSIQSRVVEEINKNVKEFYTDNPKTFEDYGRIINQRHFKRVMALMEGSTVAVGGDNDESQCYIAPTVLKDVTRDSRVMKEEIFGPLLPIITVSGVDEAIQFINEREKPLVVYVFSHDNKLIKRVIAETSSGALLANDCLVHFTVSALPFGGVGNSGMGCYHGRHSFNQLSHLRSCLIKQLKMEGVNSMRYPPHTAKKLGWARFFLLKQVDVRRLRRMALLTMFAGLAAFVVQQFCPI
- the LOC119011577 gene encoding aldehyde dehydrogenase family 3 member A2-like isoform X3, giving the protein MSREQLVVQRARKSFQTGRTKPLEFRIHQLKSLLRFISERRSDIADAVKKDLGKSEHGTELFETLGLEGEIKLAVEKLAEWAAPRPVEKNLLTISDEVYVQPEPLGVVLIIGAWNYPWAVTLQPLVGAIAAGNAAIIKPSEVSSHSAKVMEELLPQYLDKDLYPVVTGGVPETQELLRQRFDHIFYTGNSTVGKLVMEAAARHLTPVTLELGGKSPCYIDKNCDITIACRRITWGKFVNCGQTCIAPDYILCEPSIQSRVVEEINKNVKEFYTDNPKTFEDYGRIINQRHFKRVMALMEGSTVAVGGDNDESQCYIAPTVLKDVTRDSRVMKEEIFGPLLPIITVSGVDEAIQFINEREKPLVVYVFSHDNKLIKRVIAETSSGALLANDCLVHFTVSALPFGGVGNSGMGCYHGRHSFNQLSHLRSCLIKQLKMEGVNSMRYPPHTAKKLGWARFFLLKQVDVRRLRRMALLTMFAGLAAFVVQRFLR
- the LOC119011577 gene encoding aldehyde dehydrogenase family 3 member A2-like isoform X1, producing MSREQLVVQRARKSFQTGRTKPLEFRIHQLKSLLRFISERRSDIADAVKKDLGKSEHGTELFETLGLEGEIKLAVEKLAEWAAPRPVEKNLLTISDEVYVQPEPLGVVLIIGAWNYPWAVTLQPLVGAIAAGNAAIIKPSEVSSHSAKVMEELLPQYLDKDLYPVVTGGVPETQELLRQRFDHIFYTGNSTVGKLVMEAAARHLTPVTLELGGKSPCYIDKNCDITIACRRITWGKFVNCGQTCIAPDYILCEPSIQSRVVEEINKNVKEFYTDNPKTFEDYGRIINQRHFKRVMALMEGSTVAVGGDNDESQCYIAPTVLKDVTRDSRVMKEEIFGPLLPIITVSGVDEAIQFINEREKPLVVYVFSHDNKLIKRVIAETSSGALLANDCLVHFTVSALPFGGVGNSGMGCYHGRHSFNQLSHLRSCLIKQLKMEGVNSMRYPPHTAKKLGWARFFLLKQVDVRRLRRMALLTMFAGLAAFVVQNPNRCQVINPVLCFFRTKLSISIFSYKL